One stretch of Qipengyuania gelatinilytica DNA includes these proteins:
- a CDS encoding MFS transporter, whose protein sequence is MFTSTHLLRTRRFLPLFVTQLFNAFNDNLYKTAMVLFVVYQIYNSEEAEGMFSAVASGLFILPFFILSALAGQLADMRDKASIIRKVKACEILLMVIGASGLLLAWKGYELPVTLFGIETSIPVLLMLLALFMTGIQSTFLGPIKYAILPQHLRKDEVLAGTGLVEAGTYIAILAGTILAGWIPVEVAAIAIIATSIVGYLISRQVPEAPPLGKVEELDWHILRASRKLVVDTMHNREVFYAILAISFFWTIGAVLFIQFPPLAKNVIMASKEVASIFLVVFSVGVAIGSVAINALLKGNVSARYAPQSVIAMGLFVVAFYFVAKFWAADKPTELLDVASFLAWPMATVLLLCLLGIAVAGGMFVVPLYAFLTTRAAPDQASRTIAANNIVNSGAMVIGSLLVMGMSAAGIPIVEQVLISAGMCLISAWLGRRLLNAERHAAAAAAA, encoded by the coding sequence ATGTTTACATCCACACACCTGCTGCGCACGAGGCGGTTCCTGCCGCTCTTCGTCACGCAGCTTTTCAACGCCTTCAACGACAATCTCTACAAGACCGCGATGGTCCTGTTCGTCGTCTACCAGATCTATAATTCGGAAGAGGCGGAAGGGATGTTCTCGGCCGTCGCCTCGGGTCTGTTCATCCTGCCATTCTTCATCCTCAGCGCGCTGGCGGGCCAGCTGGCGGACATGCGCGACAAGGCCTCGATCATCCGCAAGGTGAAGGCCTGCGAAATCCTGCTGATGGTGATCGGCGCCAGCGGCCTATTGCTGGCGTGGAAGGGTTACGAGCTGCCGGTCACCCTTTTCGGTATCGAGACGAGCATACCCGTCCTGCTCATGCTGCTGGCGCTGTTCATGACCGGCATCCAGTCGACCTTCCTCGGACCGATCAAATACGCAATCCTGCCGCAGCACTTGCGCAAGGACGAAGTGCTGGCCGGTACCGGATTGGTCGAAGCGGGAACCTATATCGCCATTCTTGCGGGCACGATCCTCGCCGGTTGGATCCCCGTGGAAGTCGCGGCGATCGCTATCATTGCGACCTCGATCGTGGGTTATCTCATCAGCCGCCAGGTTCCCGAGGCGCCGCCGCTGGGCAAGGTCGAAGAGCTCGACTGGCACATCCTGCGGGCATCGCGAAAACTGGTGGTGGACACGATGCACAATCGCGAAGTGTTCTACGCGATCCTCGCCATCAGCTTCTTCTGGACCATCGGCGCTGTCCTGTTCATCCAGTTCCCGCCACTCGCCAAGAACGTCATCATGGCGAGCAAGGAAGTGGCGAGCATCTTCCTCGTCGTTTTCTCCGTCGGTGTGGCGATCGGATCGGTCGCCATCAACGCGCTCCTGAAGGGCAATGTGTCGGCCCGTTATGCCCCGCAATCGGTCATCGCGATGGGGCTCTTCGTGGTGGCGTTCTACTTCGTCGCCAAGTTCTGGGCGGCAGACAAGCCGACCGAGCTGCTCGATGTTGCGAGTTTCCTTGCCTGGCCAATGGCCACGGTCCTCTTGCTGTGCCTGCTAGGGATAGCAGTCGCGGGCGGCATGTTCGTCGTCCCGCTTTACGCCTTCCTGACGACGCGCGCCGCGCCCGATCAGGCCTCGCGCACGATCGCGGCGAACAATATCGTCAATTCGGGTGCGATGGTGATCGGGTCGCTGCTGGTGATGGGAATGAGTGCGGCAGGCATCCCGATTGTCGAACAGGTGCTGATCAGCGCGGGCATGTGCCTCATCTCGGCTTGGCTCGGACGCAGGCTGCTCAATGCGGAACGCCATGCAGCTGCGGCGGCTGCTGCCTGA